The following proteins are co-located in the Spirosoma montaniterrae genome:
- a CDS encoding DUF5683 domain-containing protein, which translates to MKQFVVALRITLLLLASIRFSWAQQPAITPAPTPAAVDSTQIDTDSIPVPAGQVIRVGQSELISDSSALVRPDTARLTAKQEAQIRRIVPRVATLRSLMLPGLGQAYNRQYYKIPFIYAGFGVMGYLFVRYRGLAREAAEGYRLLLFGNMIRPEQRATLSPTQVPGILINPAEVKIPAVYDKPEQVIIGEGVFRSAANAKNAYDTYRRYRDLNVILSIALYALNAVEANVSAHLKTFDLSDDISMRVEPSILPMPSTGLVPGVRVALTFK; encoded by the coding sequence ATGAAGCAATTTGTTGTCGCTCTTCGTATTACGCTGTTGCTGCTTGCGTCGATTCGGTTTTCGTGGGCGCAGCAACCTGCCATTACGCCAGCTCCTACGCCCGCAGCCGTTGATTCTACCCAAATCGATACGGACAGCATTCCCGTTCCTGCCGGGCAGGTCATTCGTGTGGGTCAATCCGAACTAATAAGCGATTCAAGTGCATTGGTCCGGCCCGACACAGCCCGCCTGACAGCAAAACAGGAAGCTCAGATTCGCAGGATTGTTCCGCGCGTTGCTACGCTTCGGTCGCTGATGCTGCCCGGTTTGGGGCAAGCCTATAACAGGCAGTATTATAAGATTCCGTTCATCTACGCCGGTTTCGGAGTGATGGGCTATTTGTTTGTGCGGTATCGGGGCCTGGCCCGTGAAGCCGCCGAAGGTTATCGACTCCTGCTGTTCGGCAACATGATTCGGCCCGAGCAACGAGCCACGCTTAGTCCTACGCAGGTGCCGGGTATTTTGATTAATCCGGCCGAAGTAAAGATACCTGCCGTGTACGACAAACCCGAACAGGTGATAATTGGCGAGGGGGTTTTTCGGTCGGCAGCCAATGCAAAAAATGCCTATGATACATATCGCCGGTATCGCGACCTGAACGTAATTTTGTCTATCGCACTCTACGCGCTCAATGCCGTTGAAGCCAACGTATCGGCGCACCTAAAAACCTTTGACCTCTCTGACGACATTTCGATGCGCGTCGAACCCAGCATATTGCCCATGCCCAGCACCGGCCTCGTTCCCGGTGTTCGGGTTGCACTAACATTCAAATGA
- a CDS encoding glycoside hydrolase family 32 protein, which yields MKILFYPVNPVKTIQSCLHMQRPTKMLALLACLWQPLFGQTTPDYRPQYHFTPPKNWINDPNGLVYHEGEYHLFYQHNPFDNKWGHMSWGHAVSKDLLRWEHLPLAIPEFTHADGNTKTAIFSGSAVIDKGNKNGLCPPGTKDCMVAVYTGNVSKDDKQTNQYQNLAYSADRGRTFTQYDKNPIIDIGSKEFRDPNVFWYAPQQKWVMATVKAKEHRAAFYASKDLKKWEFLSHFGPTGDTSKVWECPALMQVPVQGESGQSRWVLFISAGHPQPDYVGMQYFVGNFDGTTFTLDPAHPKPISGNSYAGAVVDWGKDYYAAIQYNDLPGSQPGPVMVGWLNNWAYANDLPTMPFKGAMSLPRQISLKRTASGLQLVQQPITSVRTLRGPASNVATMRLNNESRVWQKNTDNTYELELTLRPGTAKTAGIRLAKGSNEETLVQYVDGKLQVDRRRSGNVAFNKRFASVDEAPVALQNGAVKLRIFVDKSIVEVFINDGERVLTDQIFPTETAGGIELFAEGGTAEFSGLTLWPIKPVVRVSE from the coding sequence ATGAAAATCCTGTTTTATCCTGTTAATCCTGTCAAAACCATTCAATCCTGTCTGCATATGCAACGACCGACTAAAATGCTGGCTCTGCTGGCCTGTTTGTGGCAACCATTGTTTGGGCAGACGACGCCCGATTATCGGCCTCAATACCATTTTACACCCCCAAAAAACTGGATCAACGACCCCAACGGATTAGTGTATCACGAGGGTGAGTACCACTTATTTTATCAGCACAACCCGTTTGACAATAAGTGGGGGCACATGAGCTGGGGCCATGCCGTAAGCAAAGACCTGCTGCGCTGGGAACACCTGCCACTGGCAATACCCGAATTCACCCACGCCGATGGCAATACGAAAACGGCCATTTTTTCGGGTAGCGCGGTTATCGACAAAGGCAACAAAAACGGCCTTTGCCCGCCCGGCACCAAAGACTGTATGGTAGCCGTTTACACCGGCAACGTGTCGAAAGACGACAAGCAGACGAATCAATATCAGAACCTGGCCTACAGTGCCGACCGGGGCCGCACGTTCACGCAATACGACAAAAACCCGATTATCGACATCGGCAGCAAAGAGTTTCGCGACCCGAACGTATTCTGGTATGCACCCCAGCAGAAATGGGTGATGGCAACCGTGAAAGCAAAGGAACACCGGGCGGCTTTCTACGCATCGAAAGACCTGAAAAAATGGGAGTTTCTAAGCCATTTCGGCCCCACTGGCGACACCTCGAAAGTTTGGGAATGCCCGGCCCTGATGCAGGTGCCCGTTCAGGGAGAGTCGGGGCAATCGCGGTGGGTGCTGTTTATTTCGGCGGGCCACCCCCAGCCCGATTACGTTGGTATGCAGTATTTTGTTGGCAACTTCGACGGCACAACGTTCACCCTCGACCCGGCCCATCCGAAGCCGATTTCAGGAAATTCCTACGCCGGAGCCGTGGTTGACTGGGGCAAAGATTACTATGCGGCTATTCAGTACAACGATTTGCCCGGTTCGCAGCCCGGACCGGTTATGGTGGGCTGGCTCAACAACTGGGCCTATGCTAACGACCTGCCGACAATGCCCTTTAAAGGAGCCATGTCGCTGCCCCGGCAAATCAGCCTGAAACGCACGGCTTCGGGTTTACAGCTTGTGCAACAGCCCATTACGAGCGTTCGTACTCTGCGCGGCCCGGCCAGCAACGTAGCAACTATGCGGCTAAACAACGAGAGCCGGGTATGGCAGAAAAACACCGATAATACTTACGAACTGGAGCTTACGCTTCGGCCTGGCACAGCCAAAACGGCGGGCATCAGACTGGCGAAAGGCTCTAACGAAGAAACTCTTGTGCAATATGTTGATGGCAAATTACAGGTAGACCGTCGGCGGTCGGGCAATGTAGCGTTTAACAAACGATTTGCCAGCGTTGACGAGGCTCCCGTAGCATTGCAGAACGGCGCGGTGAAGCTGCGCATCTTCGTTGATAAGTCAATTGTAGAAGTGTTCATCAACGATGGTGAGCGCGTACTTACCGACCAGATTTTCCCAACTGAAACGGCGGGCGGCATCGAGTTATTCGCTGAGGGCGGCACCGCCGAGTTTAGCGGCCTGACCCTATGGCCGATAAAGCCAGTTGTCCGGGTTTCGGAGTAA
- a CDS encoding ParA family protein, which produces MGKVIAIANQKGGVGKTTTTINLAASLAALEFQTLIVDADPQANSTSGLGYNPKEIENSIYECMVEGVRPQDAIIQTDFPNLDLLPSHIDLVGAEIEMINLQNREDKMKNALDSIRDSYDFVIIDCSPSLGLITINSLTAADSVIIPVQCEYFALEGLGKLLNTIKIIQSRLNTNLSIEGILLTMYDLRVRLSNQVVGEVTSHFQQMVFNTIIPRNIRLSESPSFGVPALAQDADSKGAVSYLNLAREILIKNGLMPQEA; this is translated from the coding sequence ATGGGTAAAGTCATTGCTATCGCCAACCAAAAAGGGGGCGTCGGTAAAACAACAACAACAATCAACTTAGCCGCCAGTTTGGCCGCCCTCGAATTTCAAACGCTCATCGTTGACGCTGATCCACAAGCCAACTCAACGTCGGGCCTGGGGTATAACCCCAAAGAAATCGAGAACAGTATTTATGAATGTATGGTCGAGGGGGTTCGACCGCAGGACGCGATTATCCAGACGGATTTTCCGAACTTAGACCTGCTACCCTCACACATTGACCTTGTCGGTGCTGAAATTGAGATGATCAATCTTCAGAACCGCGAGGACAAGATGAAAAATGCGCTCGACAGCATCCGCGATTCGTATGACTTTGTCATTATCGACTGTTCGCCTTCGCTGGGTCTTATTACCATTAATAGTCTCACAGCCGCCGACTCAGTTATAATTCCCGTACAGTGTGAATATTTCGCGCTCGAAGGCTTGGGTAAGTTATTGAATACCATCAAGATCATTCAGTCGAGGCTAAACACGAACCTGTCTATTGAAGGCATTTTGCTGACAATGTACGACCTGCGCGTGCGGCTATCGAATCAGGTGGTAGGTGAAGTAACGAGCCATTTTCAACAAATGGTGTTCAATACCATTATTCCCCGCAATATCCGGCTGAGTGAGTCGCCCAGTTTTGGCGTACCTGCTTTGGCGCAGGATGCCGACAGCAAAGGCGCGGTAAGTTATTTGAACCTCGCCCGCGAGATTTTGATTAAAAACGGCCTGATGCCACAGGAAGCCTAA
- a CDS encoding RagB/SusD family nutrient uptake outer membrane protein, protein MKTKLLISSLLLMGAGFFSSCTDFLEYQPQGTLSSDNVKSAENADALVTAAYASLGNGEMIGPIASMWVYGSVRSDDAHKGGGGVADLEDINFYEQHVLTQPQQGGGFYHPFTWENYYKAISRANVALRSINDLNETAFPLKKTRQGELRFLRGHAHFMLKMLFKWVPYIDETLSNDQILTISNRQFTNDQLWDKIGADFQFAVDNLPETQPQKARASKFTAAAYLAKLRLYQAYEQDDNNKVTSINPAKLQEVVRLTDLVINSGKYSLQPDFAENFLPEFDNGVESVFAVQYSINDGTTLGRLNFETGLNYPHGAPQYGCCGFHQPTQNLANAFGTDASGLPRFDTYNDANIDFKTATVDPRVDHTIGIDGHPYKYNAALPFSNSWVRDPGVYGFFQTMKEQQLATSSSYKKQGPFMGTSKNIDIIRYADVLLFKAEALIELGQQAQALPLINQLRDRAARSTARTKKADGTDPSNYLIRPYTATGWTQAYARRALQWERRLEFATEGPRFFDLVRWGIAEPTLNAYITKEKTRRSFLNGARFTAGRDEYLPIPQREINFTKGLYKQNPGF, encoded by the coding sequence ATGAAAACGAAACTACTTATATCGAGCCTGCTGCTGATGGGTGCAGGTTTCTTCTCGTCCTGTACTGATTTCTTAGAATACCAGCCGCAGGGTACGCTCTCGTCGGACAATGTGAAGAGTGCCGAAAACGCCGACGCCCTCGTTACGGCGGCCTATGCTTCGCTGGGCAACGGCGAAATGATTGGCCCCATTGCCAGTATGTGGGTCTATGGCAGCGTTCGGTCCGACGACGCGCACAAAGGGGGCGGGGGCGTAGCTGACCTCGAAGACATTAACTTCTACGAACAGCACGTACTGACACAGCCCCAGCAGGGCGGAGGTTTTTATCATCCCTTCACCTGGGAAAACTATTACAAAGCCATTTCCCGCGCCAACGTGGCCCTGCGCTCGATTAACGACCTGAACGAAACGGCGTTTCCGCTCAAGAAAACGCGGCAGGGCGAACTGCGGTTTCTGCGCGGCCATGCCCATTTTATGCTGAAAATGCTGTTCAAGTGGGTGCCGTATATCGATGAAACCCTGAGCAACGACCAGATTCTGACAATCTCGAACCGGCAGTTCACCAACGACCAGCTTTGGGACAAAATCGGGGCAGATTTTCAGTTTGCGGTCGATAACCTGCCCGAAACGCAACCGCAGAAAGCGCGGGCCAGCAAGTTTACGGCGGCTGCGTATTTAGCCAAACTGCGGCTCTATCAGGCGTATGAGCAGGACGATAACAACAAGGTTACGAGCATTAACCCGGCCAAATTGCAGGAAGTCGTGCGGCTCACCGATCTGGTCATCAACTCCGGTAAATATAGCCTTCAACCCGATTTTGCCGAGAACTTTCTGCCCGAATTCGACAATGGTGTGGAGTCGGTATTTGCGGTACAGTACTCTATTAACGATGGTACGACGCTGGGGCGGCTCAACTTTGAAACCGGCCTGAACTACCCGCACGGTGCCCCGCAATACGGCTGCTGCGGTTTTCACCAGCCCACGCAGAACTTAGCCAACGCCTTCGGCACCGACGCCAGCGGCCTGCCCAGATTCGACACGTATAACGACGCGAACATCGACTTTAAAACCGCCACCGTCGATCCGCGCGTCGATCACACGATTGGCATCGACGGGCATCCATACAAGTACAATGCGGCTCTGCCCTTCAGCAACAGTTGGGTGCGTGATCCGGGCGTGTATGGCTTTTTTCAGACCATGAAAGAACAGCAGTTGGCAACCAGTTCGTCGTACAAAAAGCAGGGGCCATTTATGGGTACGTCGAAAAACATCGACATCATCCGCTATGCCGACGTGCTGCTGTTTAAAGCTGAGGCTCTAATTGAACTGGGGCAACAGGCGCAGGCATTGCCGCTGATTAATCAGCTTCGCGACCGGGCTGCCCGCAGCACCGCCCGCACCAAAAAAGCCGACGGCACCGACCCCTCGAACTATCTGATTCGGCCTTACACTGCCACCGGCTGGACGCAGGCGTATGCACGGCGGGCCTTGCAGTGGGAACGGCGATTAGAGTTTGCCACCGAAGGGCCGCGCTTCTTCGATCTGGTGCGCTGGGGCATTGCCGAACCAACCCTGAACGCCTACATTACCAAAGAGAAAACGCGCCGGTCGTTTCTGAACGGAGCACGGTTTACGGCGGGCCGGGACGAATATTTGCCCATTCCGCAACGGGAGATCAACTTCACCAAAGGCTTATACAAGCAAAACCCCGGATTTTAA
- the dapB gene encoding 4-hydroxy-tetrahydrodipicolinate reductase produces MNILLLGYGKMGKTIEQIALDRGHQIAARIDVNNRADLETLPADAVDAVIEFSSPESAVENIKICLTRGWPVVCGTTGWLSHRAEVEQLCRDTNGAFFYASNYSIGVNLFFRLNKTLAKFMRDYPSYRASMTEIHHTEKKDAPSGTAITLAEGLLEHLPHKSRWTLKETDHPNLGENQADAVEIESLREGAVPGTHTVRFDSDVDLIEITHVAHSRQGFALGAVVAAEWLAGREGVFGMDDLLGVMSDER; encoded by the coding sequence ATGAATATTCTTCTTCTTGGCTACGGTAAAATGGGGAAAACCATTGAGCAGATTGCGCTCGACCGGGGCCATCAGATTGCAGCCCGCATTGACGTCAACAACCGTGCTGATCTGGAAACCCTGCCCGCCGATGCTGTTGATGCGGTCATTGAATTCAGTTCGCCCGAATCGGCGGTCGAAAACATCAAAATCTGCCTGACACGCGGCTGGCCCGTAGTCTGCGGCACAACCGGCTGGCTCAGCCACCGTGCCGAAGTCGAGCAGTTGTGCCGCGATACAAACGGCGCATTTTTTTATGCGTCGAACTACAGCATTGGCGTAAACCTGTTTTTCCGGCTCAACAAAACGCTGGCGAAGTTCATGCGCGATTATCCGTCGTATCGGGCATCGATGACCGAAATTCATCATACCGAGAAAAAAGACGCGCCCAGTGGCACGGCCATTACACTGGCAGAAGGATTGCTGGAACACTTACCACACAAAAGCCGTTGGACGCTTAAAGAAACCGACCATCCAAATTTGGGTGAAAATCAGGCCGATGCGGTTGAAATTGAGTCGCTGCGCGAAGGCGCGGTGCCCGGTACGCATACCGTCCGGTTCGATTCGGACGTTGACCTGATAGAAATTACGCACGTCGCCCACAGCCGACAGGGCTTTGCGCTCGGTGCCGTTGTGGCTGCCGAGTGGCTCGCTGGCCGCGAAGGCGTGTTTGGGATGGATGATCTGTTAGGAGTGATGAGTGATGAACGATGA
- a CDS encoding ParB/RepB/Spo0J family partition protein: MENANTKAPNKKMIGLGRGLGALLHDSESVNRQSKPSPFEAISTMTEIGLSLIETNPFQPRTRFDEEALQELAESIRVQGIIQPITVRQLGKDRYQLISGERRLQASKLIGMVTIPAYVRTANDQQMLEMALIENIQRENLNSIEIALSYQRLITECSLKQEELGERVGKNRTTVNNYIRLLKLPPVIQAALRDNLISMGHARAIINIDNPDTQIRLFNRAVDEEWSVRKVEEAVRNLADEANQPTTTRRVTLPKQEMRSLQFKLSSLFGTKVSIKADEKHKGEIKIPFTSQEELTKILEVLNSQGQG, encoded by the coding sequence ATGGAAAACGCGAACACCAAAGCACCAAATAAGAAAATGATTGGCTTGGGCCGGGGGTTGGGTGCGCTGTTGCACGACAGCGAATCCGTAAACCGGCAAAGTAAGCCGTCGCCTTTCGAGGCCATCAGCACGATGACCGAGATTGGGCTGTCGCTGATTGAAACCAACCCGTTCCAGCCGCGTACCCGTTTTGATGAAGAAGCTCTTCAGGAACTGGCCGAATCGATTCGGGTGCAGGGTATTATTCAGCCTATTACGGTTCGGCAACTCGGCAAAGATCGCTACCAGCTTATTTCGGGCGAACGCCGGTTGCAGGCTTCCAAGCTGATTGGGATGGTCACCATCCCGGCCTATGTGCGCACGGCCAACGACCAGCAAATGCTGGAAATGGCACTGATCGAGAACATTCAGCGCGAAAACCTCAACTCCATCGAAATTGCCCTCAGCTATCAGCGGCTCATTACCGAATGTAGTCTGAAACAGGAAGAACTGGGCGAACGCGTAGGGAAGAATCGCACAACGGTCAATAATTACATTCGGCTGCTGAAACTGCCGCCCGTAATTCAGGCCGCCCTCCGCGACAACCTCATCTCGATGGGCCACGCCCGCGCCATTATTAATATCGACAACCCCGACACGCAAATTCGGCTGTTCAACCGGGCCGTCGATGAAGAATGGTCGGTGCGGAAGGTAGAGGAAGCCGTTCGTAACCTTGCCGATGAGGCCAATCAGCCCACTACTACCCGGCGTGTTACGCTGCCCAAGCAGGAAATGCGCAGTTTGCAATTCAAACTGTCGTCGTTGTTTGGCACGAAAGTATCTATTAAAGCCGATGAGAAACACAAAGGCGAGATTAAGATACCATTCACCTCGCAGGAAGAACTAACCAAAATTCTGGAGGTGCTGAACTCGCAGGGGCAGGGGTAA
- a CDS encoding SusC/RagA family TonB-linked outer membrane protein, whose protein sequence is MKNCLLVLAMLLMTVSLALAQRTLTGSVVDDKTNEALPGANILIVGTNSGTTTDAKGAFSITVPASATALQVSFIGYANQQISIGNQSNIAVRLVAGGQLAEVVVLGYTTARRQDLTGAVAIIEPAVTKATSSGNPLQALQGRTPGLYIEKTGTPSGEASRILIRGANTLGNNDPLFIIDGVPTKRPQVFQSLNPTTIQSVQVLKDASSASIYGARASNGVIVVTTNNGSNANGKLNVQFNTSITAQTERPERYKMLNAVNRGRALWQASVNDRVDPASAYGEIYTFNWNRDFNNPQLTSVTPNPFVGGNPNVPVGDTDWQNELYQTAYVTNNDLTISGGTKNSSLLVNLSYFNNSGLVKFTGYNRLTGRINGVTGLYDGRFKLGVNLQLTTSRETPVTTDLGGAPTPGLAVTLAPTIPMFTKTGEYAGPLGSGYSDRNNPVFMQYINRWDKINRTFVFGNVYAELEPIRGLFLRSSLGMDNAGFTNKNIEQSFQNGFIARSLNSLTLNNNRFLSLTWTNTARYNFALGNHSFNVLAGIEAIRDNLDDIVSYRENFAVQTEDFFVLSAASGNASSTGGSTGSRLLSQFARIDYNFNDRYLAALTLRRDGSSRFGADNRYGFFPAASIGWRIDKESFMANQNLFSNLKLRAGVGRIGNQDIGDLARFGLFEPRYGTLASQVPNGHNGFFDQYWNVGTAYDLNGTNSGTLPSGFVQTQGENTALRWETTDELNVGLDFAFLNGSLVGSFDYFTRQTRDILIKPPVASAVGEGQLKFVNGATKTNKGFELLLTYYGKPKGDFTYNVSANFARFRDRITVLPEEVRSAFAGNAVTTIIGRSQFDLFGYRTDGIFQSQAEVDAHARQVGAAPGRIRYRDLNGDNRIDALDQEFYGTTLPALEYGTRFEFGYKNFDLSIFGSGVAGRTGFDPYTFYNNFIRGRDNVGPGVFDAWTPQNTASRIPALTLSDGNNETRPSDYFNVNTSYYKLRNAQLGYTFRRETVGRIGLSGVRVFLMGENLFWIKSGSFLGPDPERVDVNTVPVPRAFTLGLNVSL, encoded by the coding sequence ATGAAAAACTGTTTATTAGTTTTAGCCATGCTGCTGATGACGGTGTCGCTGGCCCTGGCGCAACGCACCCTCACAGGAAGCGTTGTCGACGACAAAACCAACGAAGCCCTGCCCGGTGCCAACATCCTGATTGTGGGCACCAACAGCGGTACTACTACCGATGCCAAAGGCGCGTTCAGCATCACTGTACCGGCCTCGGCCACAGCCCTGCAAGTTTCGTTTATCGGGTATGCCAATCAGCAAATTTCGATTGGCAATCAAAGCAATATTGCCGTTCGGCTGGTAGCCGGAGGGCAATTGGCGGAGGTGGTTGTGCTGGGCTACACCACCGCCCGGCGGCAGGACCTGACCGGAGCCGTTGCCATCATTGAACCGGCAGTAACGAAAGCCACCAGTTCGGGCAACCCGCTTCAGGCGTTACAGGGCCGCACACCGGGGCTGTACATCGAAAAAACCGGTACGCCTTCTGGTGAGGCCAGCCGTATCCTGATTCGGGGAGCCAACACGCTCGGCAACAACGACCCGCTGTTTATCATCGACGGTGTGCCCACCAAACGCCCGCAGGTGTTTCAAAGCCTGAACCCCACTACCATTCAATCGGTGCAGGTACTGAAAGATGCATCGTCGGCGTCGATTTATGGAGCACGGGCATCGAATGGCGTTATCGTTGTAACGACCAACAACGGCTCGAACGCTAACGGAAAGCTGAACGTACAGTTCAACACCAGTATCACGGCGCAAACCGAACGGCCCGAACGCTATAAAATGCTGAACGCCGTTAACCGGGGCCGCGCCCTCTGGCAGGCATCGGTCAACGACCGCGTCGATCCGGCATCGGCTTACGGTGAAATTTATACGTTCAACTGGAACAGAGATTTTAATAACCCGCAACTGACCAGCGTAACGCCGAACCCATTCGTAGGCGGCAACCCAAATGTGCCCGTTGGCGATACCGACTGGCAGAACGAACTCTACCAAACGGCCTACGTCACCAACAACGACCTGACCATTTCGGGCGGCACTAAAAACTCCTCGCTGTTGGTCAACCTGAGTTATTTCAACAATTCGGGTTTGGTGAAATTCACCGGCTACAACCGGCTGACGGGCCGCATCAACGGCGTGACGGGCCTGTATGACGGGCGATTTAAACTCGGCGTGAACCTGCAACTGACCACCTCGCGCGAAACTCCCGTGACAACCGACCTGGGCGGAGCACCCACGCCCGGCCTGGCCGTTACGCTGGCACCCACAATTCCGATGTTTACCAAAACAGGCGAGTATGCCGGGCCGCTGGGGTCGGGTTATTCGGATCGTAACAACCCGGTATTTATGCAGTACATCAACCGCTGGGACAAAATCAACCGGACATTCGTGTTTGGCAACGTATATGCCGAACTGGAACCAATCCGGGGGTTGTTTCTGCGGTCGTCGCTCGGCATGGATAATGCGGGTTTTACGAACAAAAACATCGAGCAGTCGTTCCAGAACGGATTTATCGCCCGGTCGCTCAACAGCCTTACGCTCAACAACAACCGTTTCCTGAGCCTGACCTGGACCAACACGGCCCGCTACAATTTTGCCCTCGGCAATCACTCGTTCAACGTATTGGCGGGCATTGAGGCCATCCGCGATAATTTAGACGACATCGTTTCGTATCGCGAAAATTTCGCCGTGCAAACCGAAGATTTCTTCGTATTGAGCGCGGCTTCGGGCAACGCCAGCAGCACGGGTGGCTCAACCGGCAGTCGGCTGCTCTCGCAGTTTGCCCGTATCGACTACAATTTCAACGACCGCTATCTGGCCGCGCTGACGCTGCGCCGGGATGGCAGCAGCCGCTTCGGGGCCGATAATCGGTACGGCTTCTTCCCGGCAGCTTCAATTGGCTGGCGCATTGATAAAGAGTCGTTTATGGCAAATCAAAACCTGTTCAGCAACCTGAAACTGCGGGCAGGCGTGGGCCGCATCGGGAATCAGGACATTGGCGATCTGGCCCGGTTTGGGTTGTTCGAGCCGCGTTACGGCACGCTGGCGTCGCAGGTGCCGAACGGGCATAACGGCTTTTTCGACCAGTACTGGAACGTGGGCACGGCCTACGACCTGAACGGCACCAATTCGGGTACGCTACCGTCGGGGTTTGTGCAGACGCAGGGCGAAAACACGGCTCTCCGCTGGGAAACTACCGACGAGTTGAACGTTGGACTCGATTTTGCCTTTCTGAACGGCAGCTTAGTCGGTTCGTTCGATTATTTCACACGCCAAACCCGCGACATTCTCATTAAGCCGCCCGTGGCATCGGCAGTGGGCGAAGGGCAGTTGAAATTCGTAAATGGAGCCACCAAAACCAACAAAGGCTTTGAGTTGCTGCTGACTTACTATGGCAAACCCAAAGGCGATTTTACCTACAACGTGTCGGCCAATTTTGCCCGCTTCCGCGACCGCATCACCGTACTGCCCGAAGAAGTTCGCTCGGCCTTTGCCGGTAACGCCGTAACGACCATCATTGGCCGGTCGCAGTTCGACTTGTTCGGTTATCGCACCGATGGTATTTTCCAGAGTCAGGCCGAAGTCGATGCGCATGCGCGGCAGGTGGGCGCGGCTCCGGGCCGCATCCGTTACCGCGACCTCAATGGCGATAATCGCATCGACGCACTCGATCAGGAGTTTTACGGCACCACGCTGCCCGCCCTCGAATATGGCACCCGCTTCGAGTTTGGCTATAAAAACTTCGACCTGTCGATTTTCGGATCGGGTGTGGCCGGGCGTACAGGCTTCGATCCGTACACGTTCTATAACAACTTCATCCGAGGCCGCGACAACGTGGGGCCGGGCGTATTCGATGCCTGGACACCGCAGAATACCGCATCGCGGATTCCGGCTCTGACGCTGTCGGATGGCAACAATGAAACCCGCCCATCCGATTATTTCAACGTCAACACCTCGTACTACAAATTACGGAATGCGCAGTTGGGCTACACTTTCCGACGCGAAACGGTAGGCCGTATCGGGCTGTCGGGCGTGCGGGTGTTCCTGATGGGCGAGAATCTGTTCTGGATCAAAAGTGGAAGCTTTTTAGGCCCTGACCCGGAGCGCGTCGACGTTAACACGGTGCCGGTGCCGCGTGCCTTCACGCTTGGTTTAAACGTATCTCTGTAG